From the genome of Spinacia oleracea cultivar Varoflay chromosome 2, BTI_SOV_V1, whole genome shotgun sequence, one region includes:
- the LOC110802801 gene encoding S-adenosyl-L-methionine-dependent tRNA 4-demethylwyosine synthase produces the protein MASSSLASRVTLLALLSATTFYCFYKSRRLKLASQKLAFSVRNPKLIYITETGTSRTLAYRLHKLLASKGLIFDLIDVKDYEPEDLSKESLVVIVASTWEDGKPPSKAKFFADWIEESVNDFRVGSLLLNKFKFAVFGVGSGAYGESFNVVGRGISKKLKALGANEVLPLREGDVDGGRLGKEIDAWGEKLVGVLKGGVQENGVVACGKLDDESDSEFVDESDDEELEETVEDVIDLEDIAGKGPSRKSKNAVEVNGVKTDGKKEMVTPVIRANLEKQGYKIIGSHSGVKLCRWTKAQLRGRGGCYKHSFYGIESHRCMETTPSLACANKCVFCWRHHTNPVGKSWQWKMDDPVEIVNTALDLHTKMIKQMKGVPGVLEERLSEGLSPRHCALSLVGEPIMYPEINTLVDELHRRRISTFLVTNAQFPEKIKLLKPITQLYVSVDAATRDSLKAVDRPLFGDFWERFLESLTSLNEKHQRTVYRLTLVKGWNAEDVDGYFKLVSLGQPDFIEIKGVTYCGSTATSKLTMENVPWHADVKAFSEAVALRSEGEYEVACEHEHSCCVLLAKVDKFKINGQWFTWIDYEKFHDLVASGEPFKSSDYMAPTPPWAVYGAVEGGFDPQQARFRKERNHKSKLQSK, from the exons ATGGCCTCATCGTCTCTGGCATCTCGTGTTACTCTCCTTGCCCTTCTGTCTGCCACTACCTTCTACTGCTTCTATAAATCCCGCCGCCTTAAGCTCGCTTCCCAGAAGCTTGCTTTCTCTGTTCGGAATCCGAAACTTATTTATATCACTGAAACTGGCACTTCTAGAACCCTAGCTTACCGCCTTCACAAGTTGCTTGCATCGAAAGGTCTCATCTTTGACCTAATTGACGTCAAAGATTATGAGCCGGAGGATCTTTCAAAAGAAAGTCTTGTTGTGATTGTGGCTTCTACTTGGGAGGATGGAAAACCGCCGTCTAAGGCCAAGTTTTTTGCTGATTGGATTGAGGAGAGCGTGAATGATTTTAGAGTAGGATCACTTTTACTTAATAAGTTCAAGTTTGCAGTTTTCGGGGTTGGTAGTGGGGCGTATGGGGAGAGTTTTAATGTGGTGGGGAGAGGGATTTCGAAGAAATTGAAGGCTTTGGGTGCAAATGAGGTGCTCCCATTACGGGAGGGGGATGTGGATGGAGGTCGATTAGGGAAAGAGATTGATGCTTGGGGTGAGAAGTTGGTTGGGGTCCTAAAAGGTGGAGTTCAGGAAAATGGGGTAGTTGCTTGTGGAAAGTTAGACGATGAGAGTGATTCAGAGTTTGTTGATGAGTCTGATGATGAAGAGCTGGAAGAAACTGTGGAGGATGTTATTGATCTGGAGGATATAGCAGGTAAGGGGCCATCAAGGAAGTCAAAGAATGCAGTGGAGGTTAACGGGGTGAAGACTGACGGCAAAAAAGAAATGGTCACTCCGGTAATCAGAGCAAATCTAGAGAAGCAG GGGTATAAGATAATCGGTTCACATAGCGGTGTTAAACTTTGCAGATGGACCAAGGCGCAACTTAGAGGCCGTGGAGGTTGTTACAAACACTCATTTTATGGAATCGAGAGTCATAG GTGCATGGAGACAACACCAAGCTTAGCATGTGCAAACAAATGTGTTTTTTGTTGGAGGCATCATACCAATCCTGTAGGGAAGAGCTGGCAATGGAAAATGGATGATCCTGTTGAGATTGTGAACACTGCGTTAGACCTGCATACTAAAATGATAAAGCAAATGAAAGGAGTTCCAG GGGTACTAGAAGAGCGGCTGTCAGAAGGCCTTTCACCGAGGCACTGTGCTTTGTCACTTGTAGGAGAACCAATTATGTATCCCGAAATTAATACACTTGTAGATGAATTGCATCGGAGGAGAATTTCTACCTTCCTTGTTACAAATGCCCAATTTCCTGAAAAAATCAAATTGTTGAAACCAATTACGCAG TTATATGTGAGTGTGGATGCTGCAACAAGAGACAGTTTGAAGGCAGTGGATAGACCCTTATTTGGAGACTTTTGGGAGCGTTTTCTG GAATCCCTGACTTCTCTGAATGAAAAGCATCAACGGACCGTTTATCGCTTAACATTAGTCAAGGGTTGGAATGCTGAAGATGTAGATGGTTATTTTAAGCTGGTTTCACTTGGGCAGCCTGACTTCATTGAAATCAAAGGAGTAACTTATTGTGGATC AACTGCTACATCAAAGTTGACAATGGAAAATGTTCCTTGGCATGCTGATGTAAAAGCATTTTCAGAAGCTGTGGCTTTGAGAAGTGAAGGCGAGTATGAGGTTGCTTGTGAGCATGAGCACTCCTGTTGTGTCCTCTTGGCAAAGGTCGATAAATTCAAGATCAACGGCCAATGGTTCACATGGATTGATTATGAAAAGTTTCATGACCTG GTGGCTTCTGGTGAGCCTTTCAAGAGCTCAGATTATATGGCTCCCACACCACCTTGGGCTGTTTACGGAGCTGTGGAAGGTGGATTTGATCCACAACAAGCGAGATTTAGGAAAGAACGAAATCACAAGTCTAAACTTCAGTCTAAATGA
- the LOC110802814 gene encoding uncharacterized protein, with translation MGLATSFLMGNGSPTTQMVNLITGSLFSSFVEKDTNTFPEFHTAFLDIYNTFNSALPGKHYDVPSNQEVEDCFVKWKEAENEAKKKQVFVEFIKESVNLNKPQKVTLITGLVTPPAAMVAKKAGERVPALKIIKVIPDVLFVPTVTFLALISVQVSRNVFHRRMVHRDQQRDQQNT, from the exons ATGGGTCTTGCTACTAGCTTCTTGATGGGAAATG GGTCACCAACGACACAGATGGTGAACTTGATTACAGGATCACTCTTCAGCAGTTTTGTTGAAAAGGACACCAATACCTTTCCAGAATTCCACACAGCATTTCTTGATATATACAA CACTTTCAACTCGGCATTGCCTGGTAAACATTATGATGTACCTTCTAACCAGGAAGTGGAG GACTGTTTTGTGAAATGGAAAGAAGCCGAAAATGAAGCAAAGAAGAAACAAGTGTTTGTAGAGTTTATAAAGGAAAGTGTAAACCTGAACAAGCCACAAAAAGTGACACTAATCACAGGTTTGGTGACACCACCAGCTGCCATGGTAGCAAAGAAAGCTGGAGAGAGAGTTCCTGCACTTAAGATAATCAAAGTAATCCCAGATGTTCTGTTTGTTCCAACTGTAACATTTTTGGCTCTCATCTCAGTCCAGGTTTCACGAAATGTATTCCACAGGAGAATGGTTCATCGAGATCAACAAAGAGACCAACAAAACACCTAG
- the LOC110802802 gene encoding uncharacterized protein, which yields MGPEVDMSGKLDTMMEVLPFNVKESGSTVKMPEDKLVVCASNCEDHGFVDAVAKTPEENHMMACTSRYQDNAFHMDVSAAGRDQVMPSNGINEDVEVDIVENVVSDEEMVAERESLDATENSSSFGCTDSGTGTAGASSDVEVESQVRDDNASLMEFDGFSDLFRNRKKKLTAQWRKFIRPVMWRCKWVELQIRELRSQASKYDHELAECGRIKQYELEKCAAEDHAVKSAPSVCQNRTVKVMKRKKRKRVEETTDLAAYSSRHSLFSYFVNKRRFGDLAYLDDDHGNTEKTVGEYGVDGEWSLLDFKDSDSFENILRMIEVAQTQVRELRLRIDKVVSENAEIASFVPVEPLASCGPSSNFPHVNGENFQLGSLPSTSQQTSEKMIVPETVAFYHKEMNPSNNDTNYQQQTGRYCGKIDNKILVYNQPVKEESNYTEVVGTRPAAEPESETEGKPDNVPDPNSPSKVAVTREQLDVKVRSKLTTPKNKKKRGRRKARTGRWIRKSSG from the exons ATGGGTCCTGAAGTAGATATGAGTGGGAAATTAGACACTATGATGGAAGTTTTGCCTTTTAATGTGAAGGAGAGTGGTAGTACTGTTAAGATGCCTGAGGATAAGTTGGTTGTTTGTGCTAGTAACTGTGAGGATCATGGGTTTGTTGATGCTGTTGCTAAAACCCCGGAAGAGAACCACATGATGGCATGTACTAGTAGGTATCAGGATAATGCTTTTCACATGGATGTATCCGCGGCTGGCCGTGATCAAGTTATGCCATCTAATGGGATTAATGAGGATGTGGAGGTCGATATTGTGGAGAATGTGGTTTCTGATGAGGAGATGGTGGCTGAGAGGGAATCTTTAGATGCAACAGAGAACTCGAGCTCATTTGGTTGTACTGATTCTGGGACTGGAACTGCTGGGGCATCGAGTGATGTTGAAGTTGAGTCTCAAGTGCGGGATGATAACGCATCGTTGATGGAATTTGATGGATTCAGTGATTTATTCAGAAACAG GAAGAAGAAATTGACAGCTCAATGGAGAAAATTTATACGTCCGGTGATGTGGCGGTGTAAATGGGTTGAGCTGCAGATTAGGGAACTACGATCCCAAGCTTCCAAGTATGACCATGAGCTAGCAGAATGTGGTAGAATAAAGCAGTATGAATTGGAGAAATGTGCTGCTGAAGATCATGCAGTGAAGTCAGCCCCTTCTGTTTGCCAGAATCGAACAGTAAAGGTTATGAAGAGGAAGAAACGGAAAAGAGTTGAAGAAACAACAGATTTGGCTGCCTACTCGTCACGTCATAGTTTGTTCTCATATTTCG TAAATAAGAGACGTTTTGGTGACTTGGCTTATTTGGATGATGACCATGGCAATACCG AAAAGACAGTTGGTGAATATGGTGTTGATGGTGAATGGTCACTCCTTGATTTTAAGGATAGTGATTCCTTTGAAAATATCCTACGGATGATTGAAGTGGCTCAAACACAAGTGCGCGAGCTGAGATTAAGAATTGATAAGGTGGTGAGCGAAAATGCTGAAATCGCAAGCTTTGTTCCTGTTGAACCATTGGCAAGCTGTGGCCCTAGTTCAAATTTTCCCCATGTGAATGGTGAAAATTTTCAGTTAGGATCTCTGCCTAGCACTTCTCAGCAGACATCTGAAAAGATGATCGTGCCTGAAACTGTAGCTTTTTATCACAAGGAAATGAACCCTTCTAACAATGATACCAATTACCAGCAGCAAACTGGGAGGTATTGTGGCAAG ATTGATAACAAGATTCTTGTGTATAATCAACCGGTGAAGGAAGAGTCTAATTATACTGAAGTTGTTGGGACTCGACCTGCTGCAGAACCTGAGTCAGAAACTGAAGGGAAACCAGATAATGTCCCAGATCCCAACTCTCCCAGCAAAGTGGCGGTAACTCGTGAGCAACTGGATGTCAAAGTACGGTCCAAGTTGACTACCCCCAAGAACAAGAAAAAGCGTGGGAGACGCAAAGCTCGAACTGGTAGGTGGATCCGGAAATCATCTGGATAA